A window of the Lolium perenne isolate Kyuss_39 chromosome 7, Kyuss_2.0, whole genome shotgun sequence genome harbors these coding sequences:
- the LOC127312318 gene encoding auxin-responsive protein SAUR24-like, translating into MGGKLQQLMSRLHLAKGGGGRGGAAVPRGHFAVYVGESRARFVVPTAYLRHPAFVALLESVEEEFGFDHHGGSGITIPCSESDFVELVGSLGSSSPSSWRH; encoded by the coding sequence ATGGGCGGGAAGCTGCAGCAGCTGATGTCGAGGCTCCACCTGGCCAAGGGCGGAGGCGGGaggggcggcgccgccgtgccgAGGGGCCACTTCGCGGTGTACGTTGGCGAGTCCAGGGCGCGCTTCGTGGTGCCCACGGCGTACCTCAGGCACCCGGCGTTCGTGGCGCTGCTGGAGAGCGTGGAGGAGGAGTTCGGCTTCGACCACCACGGCGGCTCCGGAATCACCATACCGTGCTCCGAGAGCGACTTCGTCGAGCTCGTCGGCAGCCTGGgctcgtcgtcaccgtcgtcgtGGCGGCATTGA